The following proteins are encoded in a genomic region of Candidatus Sulfotelmatobacter sp.:
- the hisZ gene encoding ATP phosphoribosyltransferase regulatory subunit has product MRLPAGVRDWLPHELARKREVEWQMRAVFGRWAYEEVQTPMIERYDVLERGLGEETAELLFQFNDRRSTALALRPEMTTPIARLVSTRMREQPLPLRLAYVAPVFRYYEQPQEGRMRELTQAGAELIGAAGVDADAETLFMAIEAMDEIGLRDARFDINDARVIDGLLDGVGLDGAAAHQAKQALRRRNLVALAGFERPALLEFGLRRGGRETIDAARAVCRTAESLAALDDLATLLQRAELLGYAGRVHVDFSLLRDLEYYTGLQFEGYVEEIGFALCGGGRYDSLLPKLGFEVPAVGWTAGVERLLIALERRGKHVARRRHRIDVLVAGSDVVAARERDAGNVVRYAGSQLSDAELVEEARAYGIPRVLIARNGNVREVRVGPRTDELPLPRTPSNWDAR; this is encoded by the coding sequence GTGAGGCTGCCGGCCGGGGTTCGCGACTGGTTGCCGCACGAGCTGGCGCGCAAGCGCGAGGTCGAGTGGCAGATGCGCGCGGTCTTCGGCCGCTGGGCGTACGAAGAGGTCCAGACGCCGATGATCGAGCGCTACGACGTGCTCGAGCGCGGACTGGGCGAGGAGACGGCCGAGCTGCTGTTCCAGTTCAACGACCGGCGCTCGACCGCGCTGGCGCTGCGCCCGGAGATGACGACGCCGATCGCGCGGCTGGTCTCGACCCGCATGCGCGAGCAGCCCTTGCCGTTGCGGCTGGCCTACGTCGCGCCGGTGTTCCGCTATTACGAGCAGCCGCAAGAAGGCCGGATGCGCGAGCTGACGCAGGCCGGTGCCGAGCTGATCGGCGCGGCCGGCGTCGACGCCGACGCCGAGACGCTGTTCATGGCCATCGAGGCGATGGACGAGATCGGCCTGCGCGACGCGCGCTTCGACATCAACGACGCGCGCGTCATCGACGGGCTGCTGGACGGCGTCGGGCTCGACGGTGCGGCGGCACACCAGGCGAAACAGGCTCTGCGGCGGCGCAATCTGGTGGCGTTGGCGGGGTTCGAGCGGCCGGCGCTGCTCGAGTTCGGGCTGCGCCGCGGCGGGCGCGAGACGATCGACGCCGCGCGCGCCGTCTGTCGAACCGCCGAGTCGCTGGCCGCGCTCGACGATCTCGCGACGTTGCTGCAGCGCGCCGAGCTGCTCGGCTACGCCGGCCGCGTCCACGTCGACTTCTCGCTCTTGCGCGACCTCGAGTACTACACCGGACTGCAGTTCGAAGGTTACGTCGAGGAGATCGGCTTCGCGCTGTGCGGCGGCGGCCGCTACGACTCGCTCTTGCCCAAGCTCGGCTTCGAGGTTCCGGCCGTCGGCTGGACGGCCGGCGTCGAGCGGCTGCTGATCGCGCTGGAACGGCGCGGCAAGCACGTGGCGCGCCGCCGCCATCGCATCGACGTGCTGGTGGCCGGATCCGACGTGGTCGCGGCGCGCGAGCGCGACGCCGGCAACGTCGTGCGCTACGCCGGCTCGCAGCTCAGCGACGCCGAGCTGGTGGAGGAGGCGCGCGCGTACGGTATCCCGCGCGTGCTGATCGCGCGCAACGGCAACGTGCGCGAGGTGCGCGTCGGCCCGCGCACCGACGAGCTGCCGCTGCCGCGCACCCCCTCGAACTGGGACGCGCGCTGA
- the hisG gene encoding ATP phosphoribosyltransferase: MLAVEPLTIAVPKGALYPDAAARLRAAGIDVPDDVGRKLTITTSDGTTLLLLRPSDVPAYVEFGSADCGIVGKDVLWETDRNVAELADLGFGYCRLVVAGRRIDRYHEGAPLPTFLRVATKFTRSAETFFAERDLPVELIPLHGSVELSPLVGLADLIVDLVATGTTLREHDLVIVEQIAESTARFVVNPVRFRTKYAAITTLLGRLSAIPA; the protein is encoded by the coding sequence ATGCTCGCCGTCGAGCCGCTGACGATCGCCGTCCCCAAAGGCGCGCTCTACCCCGACGCGGCCGCGCGCTTGCGCGCCGCCGGCATCGACGTCCCCGACGACGTCGGGCGCAAGCTGACGATCACGACCTCGGACGGTACGACGCTGCTCTTGCTGCGGCCGAGCGACGTCCCCGCCTACGTCGAGTTCGGCTCGGCCGACTGCGGCATCGTCGGCAAGGACGTGCTCTGGGAGACCGACCGCAACGTCGCCGAGCTCGCCGATCTGGGCTTCGGCTACTGCCGGCTCGTCGTCGCCGGGCGCCGCATCGACCGCTATCACGAAGGCGCGCCGCTGCCGACGTTTCTGCGCGTCGCGACGAAGTTCACCCGTTCCGCCGAAACGTTCTTCGCCGAGCGCGATCTGCCGGTCGAGCTGATCCCGCTGCACGGCTCGGTCGAGCTGAGCCCGCTGGTCGGCCTGGCGGATTTGATCGTCGACCTGGTCGCGACCGGCACGACGCTGCGCGAGCACGACTTGGTGATCGTCGAGCAGATCGCGGAGAGCACGGCGCGCTTCGTCGTCAACCCGGTCCGTTTCCGCACCAAGTACGCCGCCATCACGACCCTGCTCGGACGGCTCTCGGCGATCCCGGCGTGA
- a CDS encoding crotonase/enoyl-CoA hydratase family protein produces MSDVVAFGPHVRLERDGAVATIVLDRPERRNAVDRPVADALRAAFETFEADPALRVAVLWGAGGTFCAGADLTAMDDPARRNAVEPDGAGPGPMGPTRMVFAKPVIAAVAGYAVAGGLELALMCDLRVVEDDATFGVFCRRWGVPLIDGGTVRLPRLIGQSRALDMILTGRSVGAAEALQFGLANRVVPTGAARAHAETLARELAALPQSCMLTDRRSAYAGWDLATDAALRAEGRSGYPVVFAEGIGGAARFAGGAGRHGRPEE; encoded by the coding sequence GTGAGCGACGTCGTCGCCTTCGGCCCGCATGTGCGGCTGGAGCGCGACGGCGCGGTCGCGACGATCGTGCTCGACCGGCCGGAACGGCGCAACGCCGTCGACCGTCCCGTCGCGGACGCGCTGCGCGCCGCCTTCGAGACGTTCGAGGCCGACCCGGCGCTGCGCGTCGCGGTCCTGTGGGGCGCGGGCGGAACGTTTTGCGCCGGAGCCGACTTGACCGCGATGGACGATCCCGCACGGCGCAACGCGGTCGAGCCGGACGGCGCGGGACCGGGGCCGATGGGGCCGACGCGCATGGTCTTCGCCAAACCCGTCATCGCGGCCGTCGCCGGCTACGCGGTCGCCGGCGGTCTCGAGCTGGCGCTGATGTGCGATCTGCGCGTCGTCGAGGACGACGCGACCTTCGGCGTGTTCTGCCGCCGCTGGGGCGTGCCGCTGATCGACGGCGGCACCGTCCGATTGCCGCGCCTGATCGGTCAGAGCCGCGCGCTCGACATGATCCTGACCGGGCGCTCCGTCGGCGCGGCCGAGGCGCTGCAGTTCGGCCTGGCCAACCGGGTCGTGCCGACCGGCGCCGCGCGCGCCCACGCCGAAACGCTGGCGCGCGAGCTGGCCGCGCTGCCGCAGTCGTGCATGCTGACCGACCGGCGCTCCGCCTACGCGGGCTGGGACCTCGCGACGGACGCCGCCTTGCGTGCCGAGGGACGCAGCGGTTACCCGGTCGTGTTCGCCGAAGGAATCGGCGGCGCGGCGCGCTTTGCGGGGGGCGCAGGCCGGCACGGCCGCCCCGAGGAGTGA
- a CDS encoding AMP-binding protein, whose translation MIGPTYRELIVRGAEQHGDRVAVCVGETTLSFAEVDDLSTRYANALLGAGIAPRARVALLINNSLLSVPVDFACVKANLNRVPLNARLSLDEHARMLVETRAEVLLHGPDLRERALELADRIPGLRRIPLVAAENEEVASLARLGRTASPRLPALDVRPDDVIITLFTSGTTGTLKAAQHTQASYAAICRNVLLNLIAVRPDDVMLHAASLLHASGVFVLPFWLRGARTVILPGFEPAGYLDALEREGATTINLVPTMLQLLLAEPSISGRDFSRLRALIYGASPIPRPVLERALDVFGRTVFYQYYGQTEAPLCLTVLRPEDHVPARLGSCGRPAIDVELALVDEAGAPVRRGEAGEIAVRCPSMMAGYFEAPELDAQMRLPDGWLRTRDVGRFDGDGFLYLLDRTSDMIVTGGYNVYPREVEDVLLAHPAVRECAVIGLPDETWVEAVTAVVTLHADGAAGADELIAFCRERLASYKKPQRVLFDPAIPKTAVGKLSRKALRERYGPVRA comes from the coding sequence ATGATCGGACCGACCTACCGCGAGCTCATCGTGCGCGGTGCCGAGCAACACGGGGACCGCGTCGCCGTGTGCGTCGGGGAGACGACGCTGAGCTTCGCCGAGGTCGACGATCTGAGCACCCGCTACGCGAACGCGCTGCTGGGCGCCGGGATCGCGCCGCGCGCGCGGGTGGCGCTGCTGATCAACAACTCGCTGCTCAGCGTTCCGGTCGACTTCGCCTGCGTCAAAGCCAACCTCAACCGCGTCCCGCTCAACGCGCGCCTCTCGCTCGACGAGCACGCCCGCATGCTGGTCGAGACGCGGGCCGAAGTGCTCTTGCACGGCCCCGACTTGCGCGAGCGCGCGCTCGAGCTGGCCGACCGCATCCCGGGCTTGCGCCGCATCCCGCTCGTCGCTGCCGAAAACGAAGAGGTCGCCTCGCTCGCGCGCCTCGGCCGCACGGCGTCGCCGCGGCTGCCCGCGCTCGACGTACGGCCCGACGACGTCATCATCACCCTGTTCACCTCGGGAACGACCGGGACGCTCAAAGCCGCCCAGCACACGCAGGCGTCGTACGCCGCGATCTGCCGCAACGTGCTGCTCAACCTGATCGCTGTGCGACCCGACGACGTCATGCTGCACGCGGCCTCGTTGCTCCACGCCAGCGGCGTGTTCGTGCTGCCGTTCTGGCTGCGCGGCGCGCGCACCGTCATCTTGCCGGGTTTCGAACCGGCCGGCTACCTCGACGCGCTCGAGCGCGAAGGCGCGACCACGATCAACCTCGTGCCGACGATGCTGCAGCTGCTCTTGGCCGAGCCCTCGATTTCCGGTCGCGACTTCTCGCGGCTGCGCGCGCTGATCTACGGCGCCTCGCCGATCCCGCGCCCGGTGCTCGAACGCGCGCTCGACGTCTTCGGGCGCACCGTGTTCTATCAGTACTACGGACAGACCGAAGCGCCGCTCTGCCTGACGGTGCTGCGGCCCGAGGATCACGTGCCGGCGCGGCTGGGTTCGTGCGGACGCCCGGCGATCGATGTCGAGCTGGCGCTGGTCGACGAAGCGGGCGCACCGGTCCGGCGCGGCGAGGCCGGCGAGATCGCGGTGCGCTGCCCCTCGATGATGGCCGGCTACTTCGAGGCGCCCGAGCTGGACGCGCAGATGCGCTTACCCGACGGCTGGCTGCGCACGCGCGACGTCGGCCGGTTCGACGGCGACGGATTCTTGTACTTGCTCGACCGCACGTCGGACATGATCGTGACCGGCGGCTACAACGTCTATCCGCGCGAGGTCGAGGACGTCTTGCTGGCGCACCCCGCGGTGCGCGAGTGCGCGGTCATCGGTCTGCCGGACGAGACCTGGGTCGAAGCCGTGACCGCGGTGGTCACCTTGCACGCCGACGGCGCCGCCGGCGCGGACGAGCTGATCGCGTTCTGCCGCGAACGCCTGGCGTCGTACAAGAAGCCGCAGCGCGTGCTGTTCGACCCGGCGATCCCCAAGACGGCGGTCGGCAAGCTCAGCCGCAAGGCGTTGCGCGAGCGCTACGGCCCGGTGCGCGCCTAA
- the hisD gene encoding histidinol dehydrogenase, whose product MNASDREALGGLFEGGWNPPLAVVFAVRAILDDVRLRGDVALLEYTRRWDHAQAELDALRVEIPSRKNARALVPEQIATGLELARERIADFHARQLPAPIDYHVHDMTHYAYLSRPLGAVGAYVPGGSASLPSTVLMTVVPAKVAGVARVVVVTPPQRDGTIDPAVLYACALTGVDELYAVGGAQAIAALAYGTPTIAPVDKIVGPGNVYVTEAKRQVFGACGIDGLAGPSEVLVVADAGARAELVAGELVAQAEHDPLARVAVVSRHRPLLFAVIDLLQGPFGQKSGRDAIVAKVLAERTWIVHALRDEEIVEVIDRFAPEHLSLMVADPAEWIPKIRRAGAIFVGEHTPVAAGDYIAGTNHTLPTSGAARFSSGLRTIDYQRTMTLVENSAQRMRDDAPLLAALADFEGLPAHARTARLRGG is encoded by the coding sequence GTGAACGCTTCGGACCGCGAGGCGCTGGGCGGCTTGTTCGAGGGCGGGTGGAATCCGCCGCTGGCCGTCGTCTTCGCCGTGCGCGCGATTCTGGATGACGTCCGCCTGCGCGGCGACGTCGCCTTGCTCGAGTATACGCGCCGCTGGGACCACGCGCAGGCGGAGCTCGACGCGCTGCGCGTGGAGATTCCCTCGCGCAAGAACGCGCGCGCGCTCGTGCCGGAGCAGATCGCGACCGGCCTCGAGCTGGCGCGCGAGCGCATCGCGGACTTCCACGCGCGCCAGCTGCCGGCGCCGATCGACTATCACGTGCACGACATGACGCACTACGCGTACCTCTCGCGCCCGCTGGGCGCCGTCGGCGCGTACGTCCCCGGCGGCAGCGCCTCGCTGCCCTCGACCGTGCTGATGACCGTCGTGCCGGCCAAGGTCGCCGGCGTCGCGCGCGTCGTCGTCGTCACGCCGCCCCAGCGCGACGGCACGATCGATCCGGCCGTGCTCTACGCCTGCGCGCTGACCGGCGTCGACGAGCTGTACGCGGTCGGCGGCGCGCAGGCGATCGCCGCGCTGGCGTACGGCACCCCGACGATCGCGCCGGTCGACAAGATCGTCGGCCCGGGCAACGTCTACGTCACCGAAGCCAAGCGCCAGGTGTTCGGCGCCTGCGGGATCGACGGACTGGCGGGCCCCTCCGAGGTGCTGGTCGTCGCCGATGCCGGTGCGCGCGCCGAGCTGGTCGCGGGCGAGCTGGTCGCGCAAGCCGAGCACGATCCGCTGGCGCGCGTCGCCGTCGTCTCGCGCCACCGCCCGCTGCTGTTCGCCGTGATCGATCTGCTGCAGGGACCGTTCGGTCAGAAGAGCGGCCGCGACGCGATCGTCGCCAAGGTGTTGGCCGAGCGCACCTGGATCGTGCACGCGCTGCGCGACGAGGAGATCGTCGAGGTCATCGATCGCTTCGCGCCCGAGCACCTCTCGCTGATGGTCGCCGATCCGGCCGAATGGATCCCGAAGATCCGCCGCGCCGGCGCGATCTTCGTCGGCGAGCACACGCCGGTCGCGGCCGGCGACTACATCGCCGGGACGAACCACACGCTGCCGACCTCCGGTGCCGCGCGCTTCTCATCGGGCCTGCGGACGATCGACTACCAGCGCACGATGACGCTGGTCGAGAACAGCGCGCAGCGCATGCGCGACGACGCGCCGCTGCTGGCCGCGCTGGCCGACTTCGAGGGACTGCCCGCTCACGCGCGCACCGCCCGCTTGCGCGGCGGCTAA
- a CDS encoding Cof-type HAD-IIB family hydrolase → MSSTRIRLVALDLDGTLIGEDLVVRPRVAAAVAAAQAAGVAVTIVTGRMFAAAKPFARQLHIAGPIVCYQGAAIYDVATGATLRETPVRSDVTREVLDWAHAHGVHAQCYADDRLYVDEINRFSRRYTALARVEPVLVPSLRDAFAQRPTIKIVLVDEPARADEHLAALHALLGERAYLTRSHPDFVEVVDPAVDKGKALAFVAARLDVPLDATLAVGDSWNDVPLLEAAAVGVAMGSGPPELLGKADHVVADVAHDGVAEAIERYVLA, encoded by the coding sequence GTGTCCTCGACGCGCATTCGCCTCGTCGCGCTGGACCTCGACGGAACGCTGATCGGAGAGGATCTCGTCGTGCGGCCGCGGGTCGCGGCGGCGGTCGCGGCGGCCCAAGCGGCCGGCGTCGCGGTGACGATCGTGACCGGCCGCATGTTCGCCGCGGCCAAGCCGTTCGCGCGGCAGCTGCACATCGCGGGGCCGATCGTCTGCTACCAGGGTGCCGCGATCTACGACGTCGCCACCGGCGCGACGCTGCGCGAGACGCCGGTCCGTTCCGACGTGACGCGTGAGGTGCTCGACTGGGCGCACGCGCACGGCGTCCACGCGCAGTGCTACGCCGACGACCGCCTGTACGTCGACGAGATCAACCGCTTCTCGCGCCGCTACACGGCGCTGGCGCGCGTGGAGCCGGTCTTGGTCCCCTCGCTGCGCGACGCGTTCGCGCAACGGCCGACGATCAAGATCGTGCTGGTCGACGAGCCGGCGCGCGCCGACGAGCATCTGGCGGCGCTGCACGCGCTGCTCGGCGAACGCGCATACCTTACGCGCAGCCACCCCGATTTCGTCGAGGTCGTCGATCCGGCCGTCGACAAGGGCAAAGCGCTGGCGTTCGTCGCGGCGCGCTTGGACGTGCCGCTCGACGCGACGCTGGCGGTCGGCGATTCGTGGAACGACGTTCCGCTGCTCGAAGCGGCCGCGGTCGGGGTCGCGATGGGCTCGGGTCCGCCCGAGCTGCTCGGGAAAGCCGATCACGTCGTCGCCGACGTCGCGCACGACGGCGTCGCCGAGGCGATCGAACGGTACGTCCTCGCGTGA
- a CDS encoding FtsQ-type POTRA domain-containing protein: MARVRPFRILAVVLAVLAVVAGVYLANAPFFRVAHVGVDVPLGSPVSAQEVRAAAAVAPGANVWLLRPGAIARRVDAIPYVERTSVHRGQFPAPFVELAVTVRRPAFCLRAGGGEMTLDASARVLQAGCASGALPRLTAGPASIPAPGATVSDPAIVRLLADAATLADAGLSMRSLGWDRWGGLEGVDASGVVLLLGEDGDLAAKAALVGPVRAGIGHARTVRAIDLRAPGTPVVDFR; encoded by the coding sequence GTGGCGCGCGTGCGGCCGTTTCGCATCCTCGCGGTGGTGCTGGCCGTGCTGGCCGTCGTCGCCGGCGTCTATCTCGCCAACGCGCCGTTCTTCCGCGTCGCGCACGTCGGCGTCGACGTGCCGCTCGGTTCACCGGTCTCGGCGCAAGAGGTGCGCGCGGCGGCCGCCGTCGCGCCGGGCGCGAACGTGTGGCTGCTGCGGCCGGGCGCGATCGCGCGCCGCGTCGACGCGATCCCGTACGTCGAGCGCACCAGCGTGCACCGCGGGCAATTTCCGGCGCCGTTCGTCGAGCTGGCGGTCACGGTGCGGCGTCCGGCGTTCTGTCTGCGCGCCGGCGGCGGCGAGATGACGCTCGACGCGAGCGCGCGCGTGCTGCAAGCCGGCTGCGCGTCGGGCGCGCTGCCGCGCCTGACAGCCGGTCCGGCGAGCATTCCGGCGCCCGGCGCCACGGTGAGCGACCCGGCGATCGTGCGTCTCCTCGCCGACGCCGCGACGCTGGCTGACGCCGGGCTGTCGATGCGCAGCCTGGGCTGGGACCGCTGGGGCGGCCTGGAGGGCGTCGATGCCAGCGGGGTCGTCCTACTGCTCGGCGAGGACGGCGATCTGGCCGCCAAGGCCGCCCTGGTCGGCCCGGTCCGGGCCGGGATCGGGCATGCTCGGACCGTCCGGGCGATCGACCTGCGCGCGCCCGGTACGCCGGTCGTCGACTTCCGCTGA
- the ftsA gene encoding cell division protein FtsA, whose protein sequence is MARGETIAGLDIGTTKTCAVIATSGADGLEIIGIGEAPSTGMKKGVVTDLEETVRAIEAATEKAERMAGVHVSHVYVGVTGEHMQSTNNRGVVAVTGDDREVIAADVKRVVDASKIINLAADRQIIHALPRHYTIDGQDGVTDPVGMSGGRLEVDTHIVTGGATFIANVLKCVHRAGLEPAAIVFEPLASSASTLLPEEKQVGVVLLDIGGGTTDIAVYAGGGVVHSATIPVGGNILTNDIALGLKTTFAEAENVKRTYGSGVLRADEPEQAFQVKTLDGRSTREVTSSQLRAIVLPRVLEILRLAKANVVEHIARDQVLSEVVLTGGGAHLRGIETTGADVFGLPVRIGVPSTIAGLTDAVKQPEYATAVGLVLFGPRGEQAPHLSSQGGGALGKLWSWFTSIWN, encoded by the coding sequence ATGGCTAGGGGCGAGACGATCGCCGGCCTGGACATCGGCACGACGAAAACGTGTGCCGTCATCGCGACATCGGGTGCCGACGGTCTGGAGATCATCGGCATCGGCGAAGCGCCTTCGACGGGGATGAAGAAAGGGGTCGTGACCGACCTCGAGGAGACCGTCCGCGCGATCGAGGCCGCCACCGAGAAGGCCGAGCGGATGGCCGGCGTCCACGTCTCGCACGTCTACGTCGGCGTGACCGGCGAGCACATGCAGTCGACCAACAACCGTGGGGTCGTCGCGGTGACCGGAGACGACCGCGAGGTCATCGCCGCCGACGTCAAGCGCGTGGTCGACGCGTCGAAGATCATCAACCTGGCCGCCGACCGGCAGATCATCCACGCGCTGCCGCGGCACTACACGATCGACGGGCAGGACGGCGTCACCGACCCGGTCGGGATGAGCGGCGGCCGGCTCGAGGTCGACACGCACATCGTCACCGGCGGGGCGACCTTCATCGCCAACGTGCTCAAGTGCGTGCACCGCGCGGGGCTCGAGCCGGCGGCGATCGTGTTCGAGCCGCTGGCCTCGTCGGCGTCGACGCTGCTGCCGGAAGAGAAACAGGTCGGCGTCGTGCTGCTCGACATCGGCGGCGGGACCACCGACATCGCCGTGTACGCCGGCGGGGGCGTCGTGCACAGCGCGACGATCCCGGTCGGCGGCAACATCCTGACCAACGACATCGCGCTCGGCCTCAAGACGACCTTCGCCGAAGCGGAGAACGTCAAGCGCACCTACGGGTCGGGCGTCTTGCGCGCCGACGAGCCGGAACAAGCCTTCCAGGTCAAGACGCTCGACGGGCGCAGCACGCGCGAGGTGACGTCCTCGCAGCTGCGCGCGATCGTCCTGCCGCGCGTGCTCGAGATCCTGCGGTTGGCGAAGGCCAACGTCGTCGAGCACATCGCACGCGATCAGGTGCTCAGCGAGGTCGTGCTGACCGGAGGCGGTGCGCACCTGCGCGGCATCGAAACCACCGGCGCCGACGTGTTCGGGCTACCGGTCCGCATCGGCGTCCCGTCGACGATCGCCGGGCTGACGGACGCCGTCAAGCAGCCGGAGTACGCGACGGCCGTCGGGCTGGTGTTGTTCGGCCCGCGCGGCGAGCAGGCGCCGCACCTTTCCTCCCAGGGCGGCGGCGCGCTGGGCAAACTCTGGTCCTGGTTCACGTCGATCTGGAATTGA
- the ftsZ gene encoding cell division protein FtsZ, with amino-acid sequence MADAKRFVPEHAATIKVIGLGGGGCNAVNRMIDAGLTGVDFYAINTDVQALRNAKTNNTVQIGSGLTRGLGAGANPNIGREAADESREDLAMILDGADLVFITAGMGGGTGTGAAPVIAELARESGALTVAVVTKPFAFEGRKRMQAAERGIADLESKVDTLITIPNERILQIIEKRTPLNEAFGCADDILRQGIQGISDLITQPGLINLDFADVKTIMTDAGSAMMGIGEGSGEHRAADAAQKAIASPLLETTIEGARGVIFNITGGLDLSMYEVNEAAEMISRAVDSEAQIIFGASVDPELQGKVRVTVLAAGFGNRPHRTASGSGFTAAPIEFDKVAPVNMDDIEVPAFLRYRS; translated from the coding sequence ATGGCTGACGCGAAACGTTTCGTCCCCGAGCACGCCGCGACGATCAAGGTGATCGGCCTGGGTGGCGGCGGCTGCAACGCCGTCAACCGCATGATCGACGCCGGTTTGACCGGCGTCGACTTCTACGCGATCAACACCGACGTTCAGGCCTTGCGTAACGCCAAGACGAACAACACGGTGCAGATCGGGAGCGGGCTCACGCGCGGCCTGGGTGCCGGCGCGAACCCCAACATCGGGCGCGAAGCGGCCGACGAGTCGCGCGAAGACCTGGCCATGATCCTCGACGGCGCCGACCTGGTGTTCATCACCGCCGGCATGGGCGGCGGCACCGGTACCGGCGCGGCGCCGGTGATCGCCGAGCTGGCACGCGAGTCCGGCGCGCTGACGGTCGCCGTCGTCACCAAGCCGTTCGCGTTCGAGGGCCGCAAGCGCATGCAGGCCGCCGAGCGCGGCATCGCCGACCTCGAGAGCAAGGTCGACACGCTGATCACGATCCCCAACGAACGCATCCTGCAGATCATCGAGAAGCGCACGCCGCTCAACGAGGCTTTCGGCTGCGCCGACGACATCTTGCGCCAGGGCATCCAAGGGATCAGCGATCTGATCACGCAGCCGGGACTCATCAACCTCGACTTCGCCGACGTCAAGACGATCATGACCGACGCCGGCTCGGCGATGATGGGGATCGGGGAGGGCTCGGGCGAGCACCGCGCCGCCGACGCCGCGCAGAAGGCGATCGCCTCGCCGCTGCTCGAGACCACCATCGAAGGCGCGCGCGGCGTGATCTTCAACATCACCGGTGGCCTGGATCTCTCGATGTACGAGGTCAACGAGGCGGCCGAGATGATCTCGCGCGCGGTCGACTCCGAAGCGCAGATCATCTTCGGCGCGTCGGTCGATCCCGAGCTGCAGGGCAAGGTGCGCGTCACCGTGCTGGCGGCCGGGTTCGGGAACCGCCCGCACCGCACCGCGAGCGGCAGCGGCTTCACCGCGGCGCCGATCGAGTTCGACAAGGTCGCGCCGGTCAACATGGACGACATCGAGGTCCCGGCGTTTCTGCGCTACCGCAGCTAA
- a CDS encoding NAD-binding protein yields MDDRQLVPRSLVVAGVLLLVVLAVGTAGYVGLENWSGFDALYMTVTTITTIGGGEPRPLDLAGKWWTMIVVAIGFGVLTYTLLALIGFVIEGRLGEAVERRQMRLRVRRMRDHFVLCGFGRVGREIALALRTEKIPLVVIDSDEPSLERAKADGFVVVHGNAADVATLREAAIDTSRGLITAVDSDADNVYVTLSARVLRPDLFIVARANAADAEPKLRLAGANRIVSPYTLAGRRLASLAMRPSAVEFVDTVLSTENDQLMLEDFHLGANSPWIGKRLGDLVPADGGLIVLALKHEGHMQFRPGGDALLSAHDAVVVAGPTEAIRTVEARF; encoded by the coding sequence ATGGACGACCGCCAGCTGGTTCCGCGCTCGCTGGTGGTCGCCGGCGTCCTGCTGCTGGTGGTGCTGGCGGTCGGAACGGCGGGCTACGTCGGGCTCGAGAACTGGTCGGGCTTCGACGCGCTCTACATGACGGTTACGACGATCACCACGATCGGCGGCGGCGAGCCGCGCCCACTGGACCTGGCCGGCAAGTGGTGGACGATGATCGTCGTCGCCATCGGCTTCGGCGTGCTGACGTACACGCTGTTGGCGCTGATCGGCTTCGTCATCGAGGGCCGCTTGGGCGAGGCGGTCGAGCGGCGGCAGATGCGCTTGCGGGTGCGACGCATGCGTGATCATTTCGTGCTGTGCGGTTTCGGTCGCGTCGGGCGCGAGATCGCGCTCGCGCTGCGCACCGAGAAGATCCCGCTCGTCGTCATCGACAGCGACGAGCCCTCGCTGGAGCGCGCGAAGGCCGACGGCTTCGTCGTCGTGCACGGCAACGCCGCCGACGTGGCGACGCTGCGCGAGGCCGCGATCGACACCTCGCGCGGGTTGATCACCGCCGTCGACAGCGACGCCGACAACGTCTACGTCACGCTCTCCGCGCGCGTGCTGCGGCCCGACCTGTTCATCGTCGCGCGTGCCAACGCGGCGGACGCGGAGCCGAAGCTGCGGCTGGCCGGCGCGAACCGCATCGTCTCGCCCTACACGCTGGCGGGCCGGCGGCTGGCCAGCCTGGCCATGCGCCCGAGCGCGGTCGAGTTCGTCGATACCGTCCTCTCGACCGAGAACGACCAGCTGATGCTCGAGGACTTCCACCTCGGGGCCAACTCGCCGTGGATCGGCAAGCGGCTGGGCGACCTGGTGCCGGCCGACGGCGGTCTGATCGTGCTGGCGCTCAAGCACGAGGGACACATGCAGTTCCGGCCCGGCGGCGATGCGCTGCTCAGCGCGCACGACGCCGTCGTCGTGGCCGGCCCGACCGAAGCGATCCGCACCGTCGAAGCGCGCTTCTGA